In Monodelphis domestica isolate mMonDom1 chromosome 3, mMonDom1.pri, whole genome shotgun sequence, the following proteins share a genomic window:
- the LOC100026862 gene encoding CD209 antigen-like protein B isoform X4 — translation MCDLVAPKSPEMSGLDEEELMPSGWSPFDLGTQRSQSPRSFPAPWLRRLGFPLLLAFFVLSFILSIITLTQVFQNQRQYNSEQEVVQEPLNHLSDQLKGDQDLRAKDQPEASLFIEQLNKTLTLRAKDQLEASQLIEQLNKTLTLRAKDQLEASQLIEQLNKTLTLRAKDQLEASQFIEELNKASQFIEELNKASQVIEQLSKASQFIEQLNKTLSTLCRPCPYEWKFYKDSCYYFSVTRKPWEASQNTCEADGSNLVIISSSEEQNYLKKNAASNHQLWVGLSDKKKEGYWHWVDGTALGQSFWNEGEPNNAGDEDCCELIPNGWNDASCSKENYWICEKKASPCPML, via the exons ATGTGCGACTTGGTGGCTCCCAAATCCCCTGAGATGTCCGGATTGG ATGAAGAGGAGCTGATGCCCTCTGGCTGGAGCCCCTTTGACCTTGGAACCCAGAGAAGCCAGAGTCCCAGGAGCTTTCCAG CTCCCTGGCTGAGGCGCCTGGGCTTCCCGTTGCTCCTGGCCTTCTTTGTCCTCTCCTTCATCCTCAGCATCATTACCCTGACCCAAG TCTTCCAGAATCAAAGACAGTATAATTCGGAGCAGGAAGTAGTCCAGGAGCCATTGAACCATCTCTCTGACCAGCTGAAAGGTGATCAAG ACTTGAGGGCCAAGGACCAACCTGAAGCTTCACTGTTCattgaacaactgaacaaaaccCTGA CCTTGAGGGCCAAGGATCAACTTGAAGCTTCACAGTTGattgaacaactgaacaaaaccCTGA CCTTGAGGGCCAAGGATCAACTTGAAGCTTCACAGTTGattgaacaactgaacaaaaccCTGA CCTTGAGGGCCAAGGACCAACTTGAAGCTTCACAGTTCATCGAAGAACTGAACAAAGCTTCACAGTTCATTGAAGAATTAAACAAAGCTTCACAGGTCATCGAACAACTAAGCAAAGCTTCACAGTTCATTGAACAACTAAACAAAACCCTAA GTACCCTTTGCCGTCCATGTCCCTATGAGTGGAAGTTCTATAAAGATAGCTGTTACTACTTTTCTGTGACCCGAAAGCCATGGGAAGCATCCCAAAACACATGTGAAGCAGATGGTTCCAATCTGGTCATCATTAGCTCTTCTGAAGAGCAG AACTACCTGAAGAAGAATGCAGCCTCCAACCACCAGCTATGGGTGGGACTCAGTGACAAGAAGAAAGAGGGCTACTGGCACTGGGTGGATGGAACAGCTCTTGGGCAGTC CTTTTGGAATGAGGGAGAACCCAACAATGCTGGTGATGAGGACTGCTGTGAGCTGATTCCTAATGGCTGGAATGATGCATCTTGTAGCAAAGAGAACTACTGGATCTGTGAGAAGAAAGCTTCCCCTTGTCCCATGCTCTGA
- the LOC100026862 gene encoding CD209 antigen-like protein B isoform X1 translates to MCDLVAPKSPEMSGLDEEELMPSGWSPFDLGTQRSQSPRSFPAPWLRRLGFPLLLAFFVLSFILSIITLTQVFQNQRQYNSEQEVVQEPLNHLSDQLKGDQDLRAKDQPEASLFIEQLNKTLNLRAKDQLEASQLIEQLNKTLTLRAKDQLEASQLIEQLNKTLTLRAKDQLEASQLIEQLNKTLTLRAKDQLEASQFIEELNKASQFIEELNKASQVIEQLSKASQFIEQLNKTLSTLCRPCPYEWKFYKDSCYYFSVTRKPWEASQNTCEADGSNLVIISSSEEQNYLKKNAASNHQLWVGLSDKKKEGYWHWVDGTALGQSFWNEGEPNNAGDEDCCELIPNGWNDASCSKENYWICEKKASPCPML, encoded by the exons ATGTGCGACTTGGTGGCTCCCAAATCCCCTGAGATGTCCGGATTGG ATGAAGAGGAGCTGATGCCCTCTGGCTGGAGCCCCTTTGACCTTGGAACCCAGAGAAGCCAGAGTCCCAGGAGCTTTCCAG CTCCCTGGCTGAGGCGCCTGGGCTTCCCGTTGCTCCTGGCCTTCTTTGTCCTCTCCTTCATCCTCAGCATCATTACCCTGACCCAAG TCTTCCAGAATCAAAGACAGTATAATTCGGAGCAGGAAGTAGTCCAGGAGCCATTGAACCATCTCTCTGACCAGCTGAAAGGTGATCAAG ACTTGAGGGCCAAGGACCAACCTGAAGCTTCACTGTTCattgaacaactgaacaaaaccCTGA ACTTGAGGGCCAAGGATCAACTTGAAGCTTCACAATTGattgaacaactgaacaaaaccCTGA CCTTGAGGGCCAAGGATCAACTTGAAGCTTCACAGTTGattgaacaactgaacaaaaccCTGA CCTTGAGGGCCAAGGATCAACTTGAAGCTTCACAGTTGattgaacaactgaacaaaaccCTGA CCTTGAGGGCCAAGGACCAACTTGAAGCTTCACAGTTCATCGAAGAACTGAACAAAGCTTCACAGTTCATTGAAGAATTAAACAAAGCTTCACAGGTCATCGAACAACTAAGCAAAGCTTCACAGTTCATTGAACAACTAAACAAAACCCTAA GTACCCTTTGCCGTCCATGTCCCTATGAGTGGAAGTTCTATAAAGATAGCTGTTACTACTTTTCTGTGACCCGAAAGCCATGGGAAGCATCCCAAAACACATGTGAAGCAGATGGTTCCAATCTGGTCATCATTAGCTCTTCTGAAGAGCAG AACTACCTGAAGAAGAATGCAGCCTCCAACCACCAGCTATGGGTGGGACTCAGTGACAAGAAGAAAGAGGGCTACTGGCACTGGGTGGATGGAACAGCTCTTGGGCAGTC CTTTTGGAATGAGGGAGAACCCAACAATGCTGGTGATGAGGACTGCTGTGAGCTGATTCCTAATGGCTGGAATGATGCATCTTGTAGCAAAGAGAACTACTGGATCTGTGAGAAGAAAGCTTCCCCTTGTCCCATGCTCTGA
- the LOC100026862 gene encoding CD209 antigen-like protein B isoform X5 — translation MCDLVAPKSPEMSGLDEEELMPSGWSPFDLGTQRSQSPRSFPAPWLRRLGFPLLLAFFVLSFILSIITLTQVFQNQRQYNSEQEVVQEPLNHLSDQLKGDQDLRAKDQPEASLFIEQLNKTLTLRAKDQLEASQLIEQLNKTLTLRAKDQLEASQFIEELNKASQFIEELNKASQVIEQLSKASQFIEQLNKTLSTLCRPCPYEWKFYKDSCYYFSVTRKPWEASQNTCEADGSNLVIISSSEEQNYLKKNAASNHQLWVGLSDKKKEGYWHWVDGTALGQSFWNEGEPNNAGDEDCCELIPNGWNDASCSKENYWICEKKASPCPML, via the exons ATGTGCGACTTGGTGGCTCCCAAATCCCCTGAGATGTCCGGATTGG ATGAAGAGGAGCTGATGCCCTCTGGCTGGAGCCCCTTTGACCTTGGAACCCAGAGAAGCCAGAGTCCCAGGAGCTTTCCAG CTCCCTGGCTGAGGCGCCTGGGCTTCCCGTTGCTCCTGGCCTTCTTTGTCCTCTCCTTCATCCTCAGCATCATTACCCTGACCCAAG TCTTCCAGAATCAAAGACAGTATAATTCGGAGCAGGAAGTAGTCCAGGAGCCATTGAACCATCTCTCTGACCAGCTGAAAGGTGATCAAG ACTTGAGGGCCAAGGACCAACCTGAAGCTTCACTGTTCattgaacaactgaacaaaaccCTGA CCTTGAGGGCCAAGGATCAACTTGAAGCTTCACAGTTGattgaacaactgaacaaaaccCTGA CCTTGAGGGCCAAGGACCAACTTGAAGCTTCACAGTTCATCGAAGAACTGAACAAAGCTTCACAGTTCATTGAAGAATTAAACAAAGCTTCACAGGTCATCGAACAACTAAGCAAAGCTTCACAGTTCATTGAACAACTAAACAAAACCCTAA GTACCCTTTGCCGTCCATGTCCCTATGAGTGGAAGTTCTATAAAGATAGCTGTTACTACTTTTCTGTGACCCGAAAGCCATGGGAAGCATCCCAAAACACATGTGAAGCAGATGGTTCCAATCTGGTCATCATTAGCTCTTCTGAAGAGCAG AACTACCTGAAGAAGAATGCAGCCTCCAACCACCAGCTATGGGTGGGACTCAGTGACAAGAAGAAAGAGGGCTACTGGCACTGGGTGGATGGAACAGCTCTTGGGCAGTC CTTTTGGAATGAGGGAGAACCCAACAATGCTGGTGATGAGGACTGCTGTGAGCTGATTCCTAATGGCTGGAATGATGCATCTTGTAGCAAAGAGAACTACTGGATCTGTGAGAAGAAAGCTTCCCCTTGTCCCATGCTCTGA
- the LOC100026862 gene encoding CD209 antigen-like protein B isoform X3, giving the protein MCDLVAPKSPEMSGLDEEELMPSGWSPFDLGTQRSQSPRSFPAPWLRRLGFPLLLAFFVLSFILSIITLTQVFQNQRQYNSEQEVVQEPLNHLSDQLKGDQDLRAKDQPEASLFIEQLNKTLNLRAKDQLEASQLIEQLNKTLTLRAKDQLEASQLIEQLNKTLTLRAKDQLEASQFIEELNKASQFIEELNKASQVIEQLSKASQFIEQLNKTLSTLCRPCPYEWKFYKDSCYYFSVTRKPWEASQNTCEADGSNLVIISSSEEQNYLKKNAASNHQLWVGLSDKKKEGYWHWVDGTALGQSFWNEGEPNNAGDEDCCELIPNGWNDASCSKENYWICEKKASPCPML; this is encoded by the exons ATGTGCGACTTGGTGGCTCCCAAATCCCCTGAGATGTCCGGATTGG ATGAAGAGGAGCTGATGCCCTCTGGCTGGAGCCCCTTTGACCTTGGAACCCAGAGAAGCCAGAGTCCCAGGAGCTTTCCAG CTCCCTGGCTGAGGCGCCTGGGCTTCCCGTTGCTCCTGGCCTTCTTTGTCCTCTCCTTCATCCTCAGCATCATTACCCTGACCCAAG TCTTCCAGAATCAAAGACAGTATAATTCGGAGCAGGAAGTAGTCCAGGAGCCATTGAACCATCTCTCTGACCAGCTGAAAGGTGATCAAG ACTTGAGGGCCAAGGACCAACCTGAAGCTTCACTGTTCattgaacaactgaacaaaaccCTGA ACTTGAGGGCCAAGGATCAACTTGAAGCTTCACAATTGattgaacaactgaacaaaaccCTGA CCTTGAGGGCCAAGGATCAACTTGAAGCTTCACAGTTGattgaacaactgaacaaaaccCTGA CCTTGAGGGCCAAGGACCAACTTGAAGCTTCACAGTTCATCGAAGAACTGAACAAAGCTTCACAGTTCATTGAAGAATTAAACAAAGCTTCACAGGTCATCGAACAACTAAGCAAAGCTTCACAGTTCATTGAACAACTAAACAAAACCCTAA GTACCCTTTGCCGTCCATGTCCCTATGAGTGGAAGTTCTATAAAGATAGCTGTTACTACTTTTCTGTGACCCGAAAGCCATGGGAAGCATCCCAAAACACATGTGAAGCAGATGGTTCCAATCTGGTCATCATTAGCTCTTCTGAAGAGCAG AACTACCTGAAGAAGAATGCAGCCTCCAACCACCAGCTATGGGTGGGACTCAGTGACAAGAAGAAAGAGGGCTACTGGCACTGGGTGGATGGAACAGCTCTTGGGCAGTC CTTTTGGAATGAGGGAGAACCCAACAATGCTGGTGATGAGGACTGCTGTGAGCTGATTCCTAATGGCTGGAATGATGCATCTTGTAGCAAAGAGAACTACTGGATCTGTGAGAAGAAAGCTTCCCCTTGTCCCATGCTCTGA